Within Bacteroidia bacterium, the genomic segment ATTGTTAATGCTACATTCCCAAGTAAGAAACTTGTACCGATAAAAAAACGAAATATCTGCCACGTGATAACTTGGAATAATACCTTCTATTGCCGAGGCAGTACGACGAGTGTTTGAGGCATCAGAAAAATGTTCTTGTATTTGTATGTATTGCACATTCAAACCTACGTTCTTATATTTCAAAGTATTACCAATTTTGAGATTGGTAGGAGGTACCATTTCTACTTTTTTATTTCTGATAGCATTATCTTGTGTACCTACATAGCGAGCATCAATCCAAGCGAAATTGACAAACATATTCCATTGCCAAAACTGCTGAGAAGGATTAAGCATTTTCAAAATATTCCATTCGGCAAAGGCTTCTATGCCCAAATTGCGTGCATTAGATACGTTAGTACGGAAGCGGTAATCATTGAACAAAATACTATCCGTTTTCAGCACTTGTCCAATTTTGCCCAAATATTTTAAGTAAAAAAATGTAACTTCGTAAGTAAAAAAATCCTCTTGTTTGCCTCTTATGCCTAAATCAGCAGTGTAACCTTTTTCATCTTGAATATTAGCATCAACTCGGAGGTTAGGGTTATTTATTCGCAAATCTGAAAAGTTAATTGCCCGATAGTTTTGCGAAATATTAGCATAAAATTCTAATTTTTCGAAGGGTTTATAGCTTGTACCTACACCTAAAATGACAAAACTACGTTTGCGGTTTAGGCTTTCTTGTATTTGATTAGAAACAATGATATTGCCTGCGGCATCTTTTACGTAGCGGTTGTAAAATCCTTGTGCAAAAGTGCGAATATTCTCAAAGCGAATACCGGGCGTAATGCTCAATTTTTCGTTGAGGTTGAAAATATTTTCTGCAAAAAGGGCATAATTTTCATTAGGAAAAACATAGTCGGAGTCCTCTACATTGTTTGGATTAAGGAAACGAAAATCGGCATCTCTGCCTGCTGAGCCAAAGCCTTGCTTTGCGGTGGTAGTACCTCTGTAAAAGCGTGAACCGATTAAAAGTGTGTGCTTTTGGTTTTGTGCGGGGTATTTGTGCAACAAACGAATTTCAGAACCGAAATTTTGAAATCTGCCTGCAATAAGGGTGCGTTCTCTGCCAAAATCGGCTACGTTAATGCGTTCCAAATTGCCCAAAGCTTGCCGTTGAGCCAAAAGTCCAAAATTTCGCCAATTGAGTTGGGTTTGGTCGTTGAATTTGTAGGTAAAATTTAATGCAAGTA encodes:
- a CDS encoding TonB-dependent receptor — protein: LSPNRTSNFNVRQNGYDISADALGYPESYYTPPVEALERIEIVRGAASLQYGTQFGGMLNFNFKKGEKDKKISLTSRQTVGSWGFFSTFNSLGGTVGKLNYYVYYQYKTGAGYRPNSGFQYHNAYASLHYQATQKLNINIDVTKMTYLAQQPGGLTDRQFQENPRQSNRERNWFSVDWNLLALNFTYKFNDQTQLNWRNFGLLAQRQALGNLERINVADFGRERTLIAGRFQNFGSEIRLLHKYPAQNQKHTLLIGSRFYRGTTTAKQGFGSAGRDADFRFLNPNNVEDSDYVFPNENYALFAENIFNLNEKLSITPGIRFENIRTFAQGFYNRYVKDAAGNIIVSNQIQESLNRKRSFVILGVGTSYKPFEKLEFYANISQNYRAINFSDLRINNPNLRVDANIQDEKGYTADLGIRGKQEDFFTYEVTFFYLKYLGKIGQVLKTDSILFNDYRFRTNVSNARNLGIEAFAEWNILKMLNPSQQFWQWNMFVNFAWIDARYVGTQDNAIRNKKVEMVPPTNLKIGNTLKYKNVGLNVQYIQIQEHFSDASNTRRTASAIEGIIPSYHVADISFFYRYKFLTWECSINNLLNEQYFTRRAEGYPGPGIIPADGRGFYTTLQVKF